In Trichlorobacter lovleyi, the DNA window TAAGCACACGTTGGAGCCTGGTCTGCCAGAGTCGTTTAACGTGCTTATCAAGGAACTTCAATCACTTTGCCTTGATGTGGAGCTGCTTGAAGGGGATGAGTAACACGGTGCGGTAGTTATGCCGCTGTTGCGAACCGACCGGTTCGCCTTGATGATTGAGATTACACTGGAGGATAGACCGTGGAAGATTATTTCACAGGAAGCTTCTTCGATAAACCAAAAGATCCCCTGCATTTTTCAGCTATTCGTATCTCCATCTCCTCACCGGAGAAGATTCGGGAGCGTTCCTTTGGTGAAGTGAAAAAGCCGGAGACGATTAACTATCGGACCTTCAAGCCGGAGCGTGATGGCTTGTTCTGTGCCAAAATATTTGGACCGACCAAGGATTACGAGTGTAACTGCGGCAAATATAAGCGAATGAAGCACCGCGGTATTATCTGCGAGAAGTGCGGCGTCGAGGTTATTCCCTCCAAGGTGCGCCGTGAACGGCTTGGACATATTGATCTCGCTACCCCGGTGGCGCATATCTGGTTCCTCAAGTCGCTACCTTCCCGGATCGGCAATCTGCTCGATATTACTCTCAAGGATCTTGAACGGGTGCTGTATTTCGAGGCTTTTGCCATCACTGACCCTGGTACAACGCCACTCAAGTTCTGTGAGGTGTTGTCAGAGGATAAGTTTCTCAAGGCCCAGGAAGAGTATGGCATTGATGCCTTTGAAGGCGGCATGGGTGCAGAAGCCGTACGGAAGTGTCTACAGGCGTTGGAGCTCGATGAGCTGGCAGTTCAACTGCGGATGGAGATGATGGAGTCCACCAGCGAGGCCAAGCGCAAGAAGGTGGCCAAGCGTCTTAAGGTGGTAGAGGCCTTCAAGCAGTCTGGCAATAAGCCCGAATGGATGATCCTGGAATGCATTCCGGTATTGCCACCGGAATTGCGTCCTCTGGTGCCGCTGGATGGCGGACGTTTTGCCACCTCTGATCTGAACGACCTCTATCGTCGTGTTATCAACCGGAATAACCGCCTTAAGCGTCTTTGTGAACTGCAGGCCCCGGAGGTGATCATCCGTAACGAAAAGCGGATGCTGCAGGAGGCGGTTGATGCCCTGTTTGACAACGGTCGCCGTGGCCGCGCTATTGCCGGCCCCAACAAGCGTCCGCTCAAGTCGCTGTCTGACATGCTCAAGGGTAAATCCGGCCGTTTCCGTCAGAACCTGTTGGGTAAGCGGGTCGACTACTCCGGCCGTTCCGTTATTGTTGTCGGTCCTGAACTGAAGTTGCACCAGTGCGGTCTGCCCAAGAAAATGGCTCTGGAGCTGTTCAAGCCGTTTATTTATAACAAGCTCGAAGAGCGTGGCTATGTTACCACCATCAAGAGTGCCAAGAAGATGGTGGAAAAGGAACGTCCCGAAGTGTGGGATGTGCTGGAAGAAGTAATCCGGGAACACCCGGTCATGTTGAACCGTGCACCAACCCTGCACAGACTCGGCATACAGGCCTTTGAGCCGGTTTTGATCGAAGGTAAGGCCATTCAGCTGCACCCACTGGTCTGTACTGCCTTCAACGCCGACTTTGACGGTGACCAGATGGCCGTGCACCTGCCGCTTTCCATTGAAAGTCAGGTGGAAACCAGGGTGTTGATGATGTCCACCAACAATATCCTCTCCCCGGCTCACGGCAAGCCGATTATCGTGCCTTCGCAGGATATGGTTCTTGGAACCTATTACATGACCAGGGAGCGGATTGGCGCTAAAGGCGAGAGGACGACTTTTGCCTCTCCCGAAGAAGTGCGTATCGCCTTTGACCATGGTGAGGTTGATATGCAGGCACGGGTCAAAGTGCGGATGATTGATGCACCTGACAACCCGGATGAGAAGCCGCAACTGGTTGATACCACCGTCGGCAGGATCATTCTGCGGGAGGTGTTGCCTCCACAGGTTCCTTTCTCGGCAATCAACAAGGTGATGAACAAGAAGGAACTCTCAAACCTGATTGATACCTGCTACCGTCTGGCGGGCAACAAGGAAACGGTTATTCTGGCTGACCGTCTGAAAGAGACCGGTTTCCGCTACGCAAACCTGGCTGGTATCTCAATCTGTATCGATGACATGGTTATTCCTGAAGGTAAACAGGCCATCATAGACAGGGCCAATGAAGAGGTTCAGGAGATTCAAAACCAGTACACCGAAGGTCTGATTACCGATGGTGAACGTTACAACAAGGTTATCGATATCTGGGCCAAATCTACTGAAGAGATCGCCAAGGAGATGTTGGGTAACCTCTCCAAGGAGATCGTTGTTGACAGTGATGGCAAAGAGGTTGAAATCCCCTCCTTTAATGCCATTCACATGATGGCTGACTCAGGCGCACGGGGCTCGGCACAGCAGATTCGCCAGTTGGCCGGTATGCGGGGCTTGATGGCAAAACCGTCCGGCGAAATTATTGAAACTCCGATTACCGCAAACTTCCGTGAGGGGTTGACCGTGTTGCAGTACTTCATCTCAACCCACGGTGCACGGAAGGGTCTTGCCGATACCGCGCTGAAAACGGCAAACTCAGGTTACCTGACCCGTCGTCTGGTTGACGTGGCCCAGGACGCGATCATCACCGAAGATGATTGCGGTACTCTGGACGGCCTGACGGTCAGCTCGCTGACCGAGGGTGGTGAAGTTATTGAGCATATCGGTGACCGTATCCTTGGCCGGGTTGCTCTTGATGATATCCATGACCCGATTACGGACGAGATCCTGGTGGAGGCAAACCAGGAGATTGACGAAAATCTGGTCAAGAAAATCGAAGATGCAGGTCTTGAGAAGGTCAAGATGCGCTCAGTGCTCACCTGCCAGAGTAAACGTGGCATCTGTGCCAAATGTTACGGCCGCGACCTTGCCCGTGGGCATATTGTTAACATGGGTGAGGCAGTTGGTGTTATCGCTGCCCAGTCCATCGGTGAGCCTGGTACCCAGCTGACCATGCGTACCTTCCACATCGGTGGTACTGCATCCCGGGCTGCTGAACAGACTTCACTTGAGGCCCGCTATGAGGGCTTGGTCAAATACATAAATCTGCATACCGTAGTCAATGCAGAAGGTTTCCATATTGTCATGAGCCGTAACGGTGAGGTTGCCGTGGTGGACGAAACCGGCCGTGAACGTGAACGGTACGGTGTTGTTTACGGTGCAAAACTGAAGATTGCTCCGGAGGGGGCGGTCAAGGCAGGTGAAACGCTTGCTGAATGGGATCCGTATACCATGCCGATTCTGACTGAGGTCGGCGGTCGGGTCAAGTTTGGTGACATTATTGAAGGTGTCACTATGGAGGAAAAGCTGGATGATGTCACCGGCCTTTCCCGCAAAGAGATCGTCGAAACCAAGGATTCGGATAAGCGGCCGAGAATTGCCATTAAAGATGCCGGCGAGTCCGGTGGCACCATTGGTCGTTACTATCTGCCTGTTGGTGCCATCATCAACGTAACTGAAGATACGGTCATCTGCGGCGGTGATATCATTGCCAAGATTCCTCGCGAAACAACCAAGACCAAGGATATTACCGGTGGTCTTCCCCGGGTCGCCGAGTTGTTTGAAGCACGTAAACCGAAAGACTTTGCTGTTATTACCGAGATCGACGGTAAGGTTAATTTCGGTAAAGACTCTAAAGGCAAGCGCAAGGTGGTGGTTACACCCGAGCTTGGTGAGCCGAAAGAGTATCTGATTCCCAAAGGCAAGCATATCAGCGTACATGAAGGTGATTACGTCCGTGCCGGTGAACCGCTGATGGATGGCTCGTCAAACCCGCACGACATTCTGCGTGTTCTCGGTGTTAAGGAGCTTGCCAAATATCTGGTCGATGAAGTACAGGAAGTCTACCGTCTGCAAGGCGTTAAGATCAACGATAAGCATATTGAGGTTATCGTACGGCAGATGTTGCGCCGCGTCAGAATCAAGGAGGTCGGTGATACCAACCTGCTGATTGATGATCAGGTTGAACGCTACGTCTTTGAAGAGGAAAATGCCAAGGCCTTTGCTGAAGGGAAGCGTCCTGCAACGGCAGAACCACTTCTGCTTGGTATTACCAAGGCCTCTCTCTCAACTGAGTCATTCATCTCAGCGGCATCGTTCCAGGAAACCACGAAGGTGCTGACACAGGCCGCTATTGAAGGTAAGGTGGATGCCCTGCGCGGACTGAAAGAGAACGTTATTATGGGTAGGTTAATACCCGCCGGAACCGGTATACCACGTTATCGCCACCTCCGTCTGCATGTAGAGGAGCAGGCCGGCGAGCTGGCGGTACCACAGGCAGATGCTACGCTGGATCTGGATGACGAACAGCAGGCCGCATAGTACCTGTTAGAGCTGAACTCTGATTGCATGCGGCATCAGCCGCATGCAATCTTTTTTGTAGAGCTCAAATAAAATGATTGACAGCATGCGTATAAACACGTATGTTGTCGGTCTCGACTCAATGAGAGTGTGCGACAGGCTGCCGGTTTTTTGGTAGCTGATAAAGGATGGAGATGCTGGTGAGATTCCGGCCCTACACTTATTCCATCCCCCACCATGTGATTAATATGTTGCGCATGACTCGTAAAATGTGTGTTTAGTTGTTGTCTGCTTGGTGTCGGCAAAATATATGTTGACATTATAACTTCATTCTTGGTATGTAGGGTGTTCGCGCTTTTTGGCGTTGAGAATTTTGCTGCTGGGAGACAGGTAATCGTATGCCAACGATCAATCAGTTGATTCGTCAGGGTAGGGAAAAAAAGAGAGATAAGTCTACTGCACCGGCTTTGAAGAGCTGCCCGCAGAAGCGTGGTGTTTGCACCAGGGTTTATACTACGACGCCTAAGAAGCCTAACTCTGCTCTTCGTAAGGTTGCTCGTGTTCGCTTGACAAACGGGATTGAGGTTACTTCCTATATTCCGGGTGTTGGTCATAACCTGCAGGAGCACTCGGTTGTGTTGATTCGTGGCGGCCGGGTGAAGGACTTGCCGGGTGTTCGTTATCATATCGTTCGGGGTACGCTTGATTCTGTAGGTGTTAAGGGTCGTATGCAGGGTCGTTCCAAGTACGGCGCCAAGCGTCCTAAGTAAACTAGTCAGAGGGGTAAGGTATGCCGAGGAGACGTGAAGTACCTAAGCGTGTGATTCTGCCGGATCCAAAATATAACGATAAGACTGTTGCTAAGCTGATCAATATTCTGATGGTTGGCGGCAAGAAGAGTGTTGCTGAGTCGATACTGTATCGTGCATTGGATATTGTTGAGAGTAAGTCGGGAGAAGAGGCGGTCAAGGCTCTGAAGAAGTGTCTTGATAATATTAAGCCTGCTCTTGAGGTTAAGTCGCGCCGGGTTGGTGGTTCTACCTATCAGGTTCCGGTTGAGGTTCGTCCTGATCGTCGGGTCTCTTTGGCGATGCGCTGGTTGATCAAGTATTCGGCGGCTCGTTCCGAGAAGACGATGACTGAGAAGATGGCTGGCGAAATTTTGGATGCCTTCAACAGTCGTGGTGCTGCTGTTAAAAAGCGGGAAGATACCCATAAGATGGCAGAGGCAAACCGTGCCTTTGCTCACTATCGTTGGTAGTTTTTAGCTTGCTGGAGGAATAGTTCGTGTCTCGTTTGTCACCACTTAATAAATATCGCAATATCGGCATTATGGCGCACATCGACGCCGGTAAGACCACCACCACTGAGCGTATTCTGTACTACACCGGGGTTTCTCATAAAATTGGTGAAGTGCATGAAGGTACTGCGACCATGGACTGGATGGAGCAGGAGCAGGAGCGTGGTATTACAATAACCTCGGCTGCTACTACCTGTGAGTGGAATGATCATCGTATTAATATTATTGATACTCCTGGTCACGTCGACTTTACTATTGAGGTTGAGCGTTCGTTGCGGGTTTTGGATGGTGCTGTTGCGGTGTTCTGTTCTGTTGGTGGTGTTGAGCCGCAGTCTGAAACAGTGTGGCGCCAGGCAGACAAGTACTGTGTTCCCCGGATTGCGTTTATTAATAAGATGGATCGTATTGGTGCGGACTTCTTCCGTGGCGTTCAGATGATTAAGGATCGCTTGAAGGCAAATCCTGTTCCGCTTCAGCTGCCTGTTGGTAAGGAAGATTATTTTAAGGGAATTGTTGATCTGGTTCGGATGAAGGCAATTATCTGGGACGAGGAGTCGCTTGGCGCTAAGTTTCATGAGGAAGAGATTCCTGCCGACCTGCTTGACGAAGCCAAAGAGTGGCGTGACAAACTGATCGAGGAGATTTCAAGTCACGACGATGCTCTGATGGAAAAATATCTTGGTGGCGAGGAGCTGACTGAAGCAGAAATTATGGCTGCTATTCGCTCCTGTACGATCAATATACAGATTATTCCGGTTGTGTGTGGTTCGTCCTTTAAGAACAAGGGTGTTCAGAACCTGCTTGATGCTGTAGTTGATTATATGCCTTCTCCGCTTGATATTCCTGCTATTAAGGGTATTGATGAGTCCGGTGCAGAGGTTGAGCGTAAGGCAGACGATACTGAGCCGTTCTCAGCGCTCGGTTTTAAGATTATGACTGACCCTTTTGTTGGTCAGCTGACATTTATCCGGGTCTACTCAGGCGTACTGCAGTCCGGTTCCTATGTCTATAATGCAACCAAAGGCAAGCGTGAGCGAATCGGTCGTTTGCTGAAGATGCATGCGAATAAGCGTGAAGAGATCAAGGAAGTTTATGCAGGTGACATTGCTGCTGCAGTAGGGCTTAAATACACTACTACCGGTGATACACTCTGCAATGAAGATCAGGCTGTTATCCTTGAGTCAATTGAATTCCCCGAGCCGGTTATTTCGATTGCAATTGAGCCAAAGACCAAGTCTGACCAGGAGA includes these proteins:
- the rpoC gene encoding DNA-directed RNA polymerase subunit beta', coding for MEDYFTGSFFDKPKDPLHFSAIRISISSPEKIRERSFGEVKKPETINYRTFKPERDGLFCAKIFGPTKDYECNCGKYKRMKHRGIICEKCGVEVIPSKVRRERLGHIDLATPVAHIWFLKSLPSRIGNLLDITLKDLERVLYFEAFAITDPGTTPLKFCEVLSEDKFLKAQEEYGIDAFEGGMGAEAVRKCLQALELDELAVQLRMEMMESTSEAKRKKVAKRLKVVEAFKQSGNKPEWMILECIPVLPPELRPLVPLDGGRFATSDLNDLYRRVINRNNRLKRLCELQAPEVIIRNEKRMLQEAVDALFDNGRRGRAIAGPNKRPLKSLSDMLKGKSGRFRQNLLGKRVDYSGRSVIVVGPELKLHQCGLPKKMALELFKPFIYNKLEERGYVTTIKSAKKMVEKERPEVWDVLEEVIREHPVMLNRAPTLHRLGIQAFEPVLIEGKAIQLHPLVCTAFNADFDGDQMAVHLPLSIESQVETRVLMMSTNNILSPAHGKPIIVPSQDMVLGTYYMTRERIGAKGERTTFASPEEVRIAFDHGEVDMQARVKVRMIDAPDNPDEKPQLVDTTVGRIILREVLPPQVPFSAINKVMNKKELSNLIDTCYRLAGNKETVILADRLKETGFRYANLAGISICIDDMVIPEGKQAIIDRANEEVQEIQNQYTEGLITDGERYNKVIDIWAKSTEEIAKEMLGNLSKEIVVDSDGKEVEIPSFNAIHMMADSGARGSAQQIRQLAGMRGLMAKPSGEIIETPITANFREGLTVLQYFISTHGARKGLADTALKTANSGYLTRRLVDVAQDAIITEDDCGTLDGLTVSSLTEGGEVIEHIGDRILGRVALDDIHDPITDEILVEANQEIDENLVKKIEDAGLEKVKMRSVLTCQSKRGICAKCYGRDLARGHIVNMGEAVGVIAAQSIGEPGTQLTMRTFHIGGTASRAAEQTSLEARYEGLVKYINLHTVVNAEGFHIVMSRNGEVAVVDETGRERERYGVVYGAKLKIAPEGAVKAGETLAEWDPYTMPILTEVGGRVKFGDIIEGVTMEEKLDDVTGLSRKEIVETKDSDKRPRIAIKDAGESGGTIGRYYLPVGAIINVTEDTVICGGDIIAKIPRETTKTKDITGGLPRVAELFEARKPKDFAVITEIDGKVNFGKDSKGKRKVVVTPELGEPKEYLIPKGKHISVHEGDYVRAGEPLMDGSSNPHDILRVLGVKELAKYLVDEVQEVYRLQGVKINDKHIEVIVRQMLRRVRIKEVGDTNLLIDDQVERYVFEEENAKAFAEGKRPATAEPLLLGITKASLSTESFISAASFQETTKVLTQAAIEGKVDALRGLKENVIMGRLIPAGTGIPRYRHLRLHVEEQAGELAVPQADATLDLDDEQQAA
- the rpsL gene encoding 30S ribosomal protein S12, whose protein sequence is MPTINQLIRQGREKKRDKSTAPALKSCPQKRGVCTRVYTTTPKKPNSALRKVARVRLTNGIEVTSYIPGVGHNLQEHSVVLIRGGRVKDLPGVRYHIVRGTLDSVGVKGRMQGRSKYGAKRPK
- the rpsG gene encoding 30S ribosomal protein S7; translated protein: MPRRREVPKRVILPDPKYNDKTVAKLINILMVGGKKSVAESILYRALDIVESKSGEEAVKALKKCLDNIKPALEVKSRRVGGSTYQVPVEVRPDRRVSLAMRWLIKYSAARSEKTMTEKMAGEILDAFNSRGAAVKKREDTHKMAEANRAFAHYRW
- the fusA gene encoding elongation factor G, producing MSRLSPLNKYRNIGIMAHIDAGKTTTTERILYYTGVSHKIGEVHEGTATMDWMEQEQERGITITSAATTCEWNDHRINIIDTPGHVDFTIEVERSLRVLDGAVAVFCSVGGVEPQSETVWRQADKYCVPRIAFINKMDRIGADFFRGVQMIKDRLKANPVPLQLPVGKEDYFKGIVDLVRMKAIIWDEESLGAKFHEEEIPADLLDEAKEWRDKLIEEISSHDDALMEKYLGGEELTEAEIMAAIRSCTINIQIIPVVCGSSFKNKGVQNLLDAVVDYMPSPLDIPAIKGIDESGAEVERKADDTEPFSALGFKIMTDPFVGQLTFIRVYSGVLQSGSYVYNATKGKRERIGRLLKMHANKREEIKEVYAGDIAAAVGLKYTTTGDTLCNEDQAVILESIEFPEPVISIAIEPKTKSDQEKLGLSLQKLASEDPSFRVKTDEETGQTIISGMGELHLEIIVDRMMREFKVEANVGKPQVAYRETITKKVKVEGKFVRQSGGRGQYGHVWLEVEPQPEPGKGYEFVDAIKGGVVPREYIPAVDKGIQEATDNGVLAGFPVVDVKVTLIDGSYHEVDSSEMAFKIAGSMGFKEGCQKAGPILLEPIMSVEVVVPEEYMGEVIGDLNSRRGRIMGMDSRAGAQVVSSMVPLANMFGYSTDLRSATQGRATYAMTFDHYEPVPKSVSDEIIAKVKG